One window from the genome of Candidatus Synechococcus calcipolaris G9 encodes:
- a CDS encoding TIGR02921 family PEP-CTERM protein, translating into MGRWFWQRLLATAFSVFFWIFNATLLLVALICWVLLGPELVVDFARGQLPWDFMVPFVGFVGAPAIATVVRFRQRQKTSLRLFHLFYGIELPLIILGLVRFLMLRQLVPATGFMLVSLLLGISAYGYLCWLEDRAPSPWQRRFQKISQAFLVIPGVYLLALASFYMLPILGAIALHFQEIVITLPFLLPVSPFILLVLGLLSMPVGTGGLYLYHWSQGWRSQAQPWYRYLGGTAILVAVWLSLFWGLQQQPQVQAFQLLEQPPQTQEEQVALLDQSNLIRRGLLNAYLMPYRYLGVAQSNGTIYYIYRDNLNFSEEDSLTLQKLHNQLLSPFFAQGPPFGSGDRTGLSSYTQEAAALYASFFDHPILRAEEQAITAALESTFERRSAKASLADINQEKVLLANQDVTLNPQGDWAEITIHEVYQNQTAEPLEILYYFTLPESAVITGLWLGDTPNLSDRYVYQISPRGAAQRVYANQVVRQVDPALLEQVGPGNYRLRAFPIPPRELTPSLGRTEVNTGDRPREMHLWLTYRTLGTAAGWPLPQLKERRNIYWNRQTQRNLNTPKDQWFAKTIPNALPSSAPNSAHPQTHQIQLTDTVAIAATPLPDGPPTLPENKTFALILDTSRSMQEQQSALRQEWQWLAEHLGPSNRFDLYLARASALEPVRQDDISLADPPDLLFYGSLQPMEMIQQFVELHQNQAYDAIFLVSDGTTYELSQNLEPDLTVEAPLWFVSLGGLPIAFDDPSQEMLQNSGGGATTTLGEAVQRWQVQATPSTTNAVNINWVDGYLWQRINLNGAVLSPSPQGELSKGFMPLAARQWVQYLGQHQQAQTQEQLDAIHELAQTYSMVTPYSSMIVLVNDQQRQELAAAEQQGDRFDRAIEDQQPLQSPNLESSTSELAPDSIISGVPEPPLVILVGAAICLGIGGIVNRRSS; encoded by the coding sequence ATGGGTAGGTGGTTTTGGCAACGTTTACTGGCGACCGCCTTTAGTGTATTTTTCTGGATTTTTAATGCCACATTGCTGCTGGTGGCCCTCATTTGCTGGGTATTGCTCGGCCCGGAACTGGTAGTGGATTTTGCCAGGGGCCAACTGCCCTGGGATTTTATGGTTCCCTTTGTCGGATTTGTCGGGGCACCGGCGATCGCCACGGTGGTTCGATTTCGACAGCGACAGAAAACATCCCTTCGCCTGTTTCATCTTTTTTATGGCATTGAACTTCCCCTGATTATCCTGGGGCTGGTGCGCTTTTTAATGCTGCGGCAATTGGTTCCGGCCACGGGATTTATGCTGGTGTCCTTACTGCTGGGCATTAGTGCCTATGGCTACCTTTGCTGGTTGGAGGATCGCGCCCCCTCGCCCTGGCAAAGACGTTTCCAGAAGATCAGTCAGGCTTTTTTAGTGATTCCAGGGGTTTATTTACTGGCCCTTGCCAGTTTTTATATGCTGCCGATTCTTGGGGCGATCGCCCTTCATTTTCAGGAGATCGTCATCACCCTGCCTTTTTTGCTGCCGGTTAGTCCCTTTATTCTTTTGGTTTTAGGGCTACTGTCCATGCCTGTGGGCACGGGGGGACTTTATCTATACCACTGGAGTCAAGGTTGGCGTTCCCAGGCGCAGCCATGGTACAGGTATCTAGGGGGGACAGCGATTCTGGTAGCGGTTTGGCTGAGTTTATTTTGGGGACTACAACAACAGCCCCAGGTTCAAGCCTTTCAGTTGTTAGAGCAACCGCCCCAAACCCAAGAGGAGCAGGTTGCCCTTTTAGACCAGTCGAATTTGATTCGGCGGGGGTTACTCAATGCCTATTTAATGCCCTATCGCTATCTGGGAGTAGCCCAAAGTAATGGCACAATTTACTATATCTATCGAGATAACCTCAACTTCAGCGAAGAAGACAGTTTAACCCTGCAAAAACTCCACAATCAACTCCTGTCTCCCTTTTTTGCCCAAGGGCCCCCTTTTGGCTCCGGCGATCGCACCGGTCTATCCAGCTATACCCAGGAAGCGGCGGCCCTCTATGCCAGCTTTTTCGATCACCCGATTCTCCGGGCCGAAGAACAGGCCATTACCGCTGCCCTCGAATCAACCTTTGAACGCCGATCTGCTAAAGCCAGCCTCGCGGATATTAACCAAGAAAAGGTTCTCCTGGCCAATCAAGACGTGACGCTGAACCCCCAGGGAGATTGGGCAGAAATTACGATCCACGAGGTCTATCAAAACCAAACGGCGGAACCCCTTGAAATTCTCTACTACTTCACCTTGCCAGAAAGTGCGGTGATTACTGGTCTGTGGCTAGGGGATACCCCCAACCTGAGCGATCGCTATGTCTATCAAATTTCCCCCAGGGGAGCGGCCCAACGGGTCTATGCCAACCAAGTGGTACGGCAGGTGGATCCGGCCCTTTTAGAGCAGGTGGGGCCAGGCAATTATCGGTTGCGGGCCTTTCCCATTCCCCCAAGGGAACTAACCCCATCACTGGGGCGAACCGAGGTGAACACGGGCGATCGCCCTAGGGAAATGCACCTCTGGCTCACCTATCGTACCCTGGGGACGGCGGCGGGATGGCCCCTGCCCCAACTCAAGGAGCGGCGGAATATCTACTGGAATCGGCAAACCCAGCGGAATCTGAATACCCCTAAGGATCAATGGTTTGCCAAGACTATTCCCAATGCTCTGCCCAGTTCTGCACCCAATTCGGCCCATCCCCAAACCCATCAAATTCAATTAACGGATACCGTGGCGATCGCCGCCACCCCACTCCCAGATGGCCCCCCCACCCTGCCAGAGAATAAAACCTTTGCCTTGATTTTAGATACCTCCCGGAGTATGCAGGAGCAACAATCAGCCCTCCGTCAGGAATGGCAATGGTTAGCAGAGCACTTGGGCCCCAGCAATCGTTTTGATCTGTATCTGGCGCGGGCATCGGCCCTAGAGCCAGTCCGCCAGGATGATATTTCCCTGGCAGACCCACCCGACCTTCTGTTCTATGGCAGTCTCCAACCCATGGAAATGATTCAACAGTTTGTGGAACTACACCAAAACCAGGCCTATGATGCTATTTTTCTCGTCAGTGATGGTACGACCTACGAACTATCCCAAAACCTTGAGCCGGACTTAACCGTTGAGGCTCCCCTCTGGTTTGTTTCCCTAGGTGGACTCCCCATTGCCTTTGATGATCCGAGTCAGGAGATGCTGCAAAATAGTGGCGGCGGCGCAACCACAACCCTAGGAGAAGCGGTTCAACGTTGGCAGGTACAAGCTACCCCCTCCACCACCAATGCCGTAAATATTAATTGGGTCGATGGCTATCTTTGGCAACGGATCAACCTCAATGGTGCCGTACTATCCCCGTCCCCCCAGGGCGAATTAAGCAAAGGATTTATGCCCTTAGCGGCGCGACAATGGGTTCAATATTTGGGTCAACACCAACAGGCGCAAACTCAGGAACAGTTAGATGCTATTCATGAACTCGCCCAAACCTATTCCATGGTGACTCCCTACTCCTCCATGATTGTCCTAGTCAATGATCAACAACGCCAAGAGTTAGCTGCCGCAGAACAACAGGGCGATCGCTTTGACCGGGCCATTGAAGATCAGCAACCCCTTCAATCCCCTAATTTGGAAAGCTCCACCTCGGAACTTGCCCCAGATTCTATTATTAGCGGTGTTCCTGAACCCCCCTTGGTCATCCTAGTGGGCGCGGCAATTTGCCTGGGGATTGGTGGTATAGTCAACAGGCGAAGCTCCTAA
- a CDS encoding SinI family restriction endonuclease: MPVNFDTIISTSSSEENFLQIFQDEIAQQAQLFLEAHRTILTACYRNPGLSPALKAHAPEMLAKAWLKRYSDSYENRISKRISQPPGTVADPIVSTIINARLTGLTAEHLGQIKYAHRLSMSAENIQGLLLEEFLAEQLADYGWYCCWGESIRHVDFCNIDGSLLQIKNRSNSENSSSSRVRINQPIEKWYRVDARTGFYRWSYFNEKYETDRFSEENFVVFVRQVLLNNPNALAVETNNPWQDLSDPSN; this comes from the coding sequence ATGCCTGTTAACTTTGATACCATCATCAGTACCTCAAGTTCTGAAGAAAACTTTTTGCAAATCTTTCAAGATGAGATCGCCCAACAAGCCCAGCTATTTCTTGAAGCTCATCGCACAATTTTAACAGCCTGCTACAGAAATCCAGGGCTTTCTCCTGCCCTGAAAGCTCATGCACCCGAAATGCTAGCTAAAGCTTGGTTGAAAAGGTATAGCGATAGCTATGAAAATCGAATTTCAAAAAGAATCTCACAACCACCAGGAACAGTCGCTGATCCAATTGTCAGTACAATCATCAATGCTCGATTGACAGGGCTAACAGCAGAGCATCTTGGGCAAATCAAATACGCCCACAGGCTATCAATGTCGGCAGAAAATATTCAAGGATTACTACTAGAGGAGTTTTTGGCTGAGCAACTTGCCGATTATGGTTGGTATTGCTGTTGGGGAGAATCCATTCGCCATGTAGATTTTTGCAATATCGATGGTTCTCTCTTACAGATCAAGAACCGTAGCAACTCAGAAAATAGTTCATCTTCCAGAGTGAGAATTAACCAGCCGATTGAAAAATGGTACAGAGTTGATGCCAGAACAGGTTTCTATCGATGGTCTTATTTTAACGAAAAGTACGAAACGGATCGATTCTCCGAAGAAAATTTTGTTGTTTTTGTTCGACAGGTTTTACTCAATAACCCAAATGCCTTAGCTGTAGAAACGAACAATCCTTGGCAAGATTTATCTGATCCATCAAACTAA